From Bos mutus isolate GX-2022 chromosome 5, NWIPB_WYAK_1.1, whole genome shotgun sequence, one genomic window encodes:
- the LOC102285929 gene encoding lysozyme C, tracheal isozyme → MLNSKSSSPGQLGHLASVNMKALLILGLLLLSVAVQGKTFERCELARTLKKLGLAGYKGVSLANWMCLAKGESGYNTQAKNYSPGFKSTDYGIFQINSKWWCNDGKTPKAVNGCGVSCSALLKDDITQAVACAKKIVSQLGLTAWYVISLFLFSIQCC, encoded by the exons ATGTTAAATAGCAAGTCCAGCTCACCTGGTCAACTTGGACATTTGGCTTCTGTCAACATGAAGGCTCTCCTTATTCTGGGGCTTCTGCTCCTTTCTGTTGCTGTCCAGGGCAAGACATTTGAGAGGTGTGAGCTTGCCAGAACTCTGAAGAAACTTGGATTGGCTGGCTACAAGGGAGTCAGCCTGGCAAACT GGATGTGTTTGGCCAAAGGAGAAAGCGGTTATAACACACAAGCTAAAAACTATAGTCCTGGATTCAAAAGCACTGATTATGGGATATTTCAGATCAACAGCAAATGGTGGTGTAATGATGGCAAAACCCCAAAAGCAGTTAACGGCTGTGGTGTATCCTGCAGTG CTTTGCTGAAAGATGACATCACTCAAGCTGTAGCATGTGCAAAGAAGATTGTCAGTCAGCTAGGCCTTACAGCATGGTatgttatttctttgtttttgttttccatacaGTGTTGTTAA